One Gossypium raimondii isolate GPD5lz chromosome 3, ASM2569854v1, whole genome shotgun sequence genomic window carries:
- the LOC105796133 gene encoding triacylglycerol lipase OBL1: MASNKNRFYDDCFIINSEKASYLDLLGLLVSSKLKQRRFIDAPEQHNHRFRRRLVVFGMVLLQKLLSLVRIPLALTEIVVVTLLNLLTYNGGLSGLLLNLMKGKLVWPEKSSEMYRSMLGNVDTRVELDNNIKPGDPKYKALLSMMASKLSYENEAFIKTVIIQHWKMKFLKFYSFWNDFEERSTTQAFMMQDTQSNPNLIVVAFRGTQPFSAYDWKTNVDISWYELKDMGKGKIHSGFMKALGMQKTKGWPKEIQQSTHQNQFAYYTLRQKLREVLQENQDARLIVTGHSLGSALAVLFVAVLMLHEEEWLLEKLEAVYTFGQPRVGDHKFGEFMIDKLRKFDVKYFRYVYSNDMVARIPPDDDTFLSKHFGPCFYFNSFYNGKVLSEEPNKNYFSWLWEIPKRMIAVWELIRAFILPYMKGPEYKENWVMITLRIMGLVTPGMSAHMPQDYVNSIRLGTLPSVHQLKRD, from the exons ATGGCTAGTAACAAGAATCGTTTTTACGACGATTGCTTCATTATCAACTCGGAAAAAGCAAGTTACTTGGATCTTTTGGGTCTACTTGTTTCCTCTAAATTGAAACAAAGAAGATTCATCGACGCTCCGGAGCAGCATAACCATCGGTTTCGTCGTAGATTGGTCGTCTTCGGCATGGTTCTCCTTCAGAAGCTCCTCAGTTTGGTGAGAATACCTTTAGCCCTGACGGAGATTGTGGTCGTGACGTTGCTGAATCTTTTAACATACAACGGTGGTTTATCGGGCCTCCTACTCAATCTTATGAAAG GGAAATTAGTGTGGCCTGAAAAATCATCGGAGATGTACAGATCGATGTTAGGAAATGTGGATACTCGCGTTGAATTAGACAACAACATTAAACCTGGCGACCCCAAATATAAAGCGTTGCTGTCTATGATGGCGTCCAAACTTTCTTACGAGAATGAAGCCTTCATTAAAACCGTTATCATACAACATTGGAAg ATGAAATTCTTGAAGTTCTACAGTTTTTGGAACG ATTTCGAAGAACGAAGTACAACCCAAGCGTTCATGATGCAAGACACGCAGTCTAACCCAAACTTGATAGTGGTTGCATTTAGAGGCACCCAACCATTTAGTGCCTACGACTGGAAGACCAACGTTGATATATCTTGGTATGAGCTTAAAGACATGGGTAAGGGGAAGATCCATAGTGGTTTTATGAAAGCTCTAGGCATGCAAAAGACCAAGGGTTGGCCTAAAGAGATCCAACAATCCACTCATCAAAATCAATTTGCTTACTACACTCTCAGACAAAAGCTGAGGGAGGTTTTGCAAGAGAATCAAGATGCCAGGTTAATAGTGACAGGGCACAGCTTAGGTTCGGCATTAGCAGTACTCTTTGTTGCTGTCCTAATGTTACATGAGGAGGAATGGTTATTGGAGAAATTGGAAGCTGTTTACACCTTTGGGCAACCTAGGGTTGGGGACCATAAGTTTGGGGAGTTTATGATTGACAAGTTGAGGAAATTTGATGTGAAATATTTCAGGTATGTTTACAGCAATGACATGGTGGCCAGGATTCCCCCTGATGATGACACCTTCCTTTCCAAGCATTTTGGACCCTGCTTCTATTTCAACAGCTTCTATAATGGGAAG GTTTTGTCAGAAGAACCGAACAAGAATTACTTCTCTTGGCTATGGGAGATACCAAAAAGGATGATTGCAGTTTGGGAGCTTATTAGGGCTTTCATTCTTCCTTACATGAAGGGTCCAGAGTACAAGGAAAACTGGGTTATGATAACGTTGAGGATAATGGGATTAGTAACACCTGGAATGTCAGCTCATATGCCTCAAGATTATGTCAATTCTATCCGACTCGGAACCTTGCCCTCGGTTCACCAActtaaaagagattga